One part of the Lotus japonicus ecotype B-129 chromosome 2, LjGifu_v1.2 genome encodes these proteins:
- the LOC130737449 gene encoding histone-lysine N-methyltransferase family member SUVH9-like — protein MSNNNNMDPLPSPEHSNHPNFLPAPPGIPTPILTPKLEPLDEWVTTTQDPTRTDFSNGTHQFNLNFFADETLAASIDGGNADDDNNGNSLYSDFNRVTDLFRTAFTTGLQQCQNDDVSDPNSRAIVPVPAEDSVEAPPSAVVSVARQRRWKELVRVTDAGVGELQHFRDVVRRTRMVYDSLRVLAAAEEERRVDTRRARSDLRASGLMRTCGLWLNRDKRIVGAIPGICIGDVFFYRMELVVVGLHGQPQAGIDYLPASMSSNGEPIATSVIVSGGYEDDVDEGDVIIYSGHGGQDKHSRQVFHQKLEGGNLAMERSMHYGVEVRVVRGVRCEGTLSASGKVYVYDGLYRITECWFDVGKSGFGVYKYKLWRIEGQPKMGSAILKEALMLRRDPMCINPTYYMSLDISNKKENVAVRLVNDIDRNPEPLLYEYLVRTTFPQFVFHQSGKATGCECVDGCVDGCLCSMKNGGEFPYSQSGVLLRGKPLIFECGPFCSCPPHCRNRVTQKGLKNRLEVIRSRETGWGVRSLDLIQAGAFICEYTGVVLTTEQAKILTMNGDTLIYPGRFSERWAEWGDLSLIDSTYERPKYPSIPPLDFAMDVSRMRNVACYISHSSTPNVLVQYVLFDHNNLMFPHLMLFAMENIPPMRELSLDYGVADEFTGKLSICN, from the coding sequence ATgagtaacaacaacaacatggaTCCTCTTCCCAGTCCTGAACACTCTAACCACCCTAATTTCCTACCCGCACCACCCGGAATCCCAACCCCAATTCTGACACCGAAGCTTGAACCTTTAGACGAATGGGTCACCACAACCCAAGATCCGACCCGCACCGATTTCTCCAACGGGACCCACCAATTCAACCTCAACTTCTTCGCCGATGAAACCCTAGCCGCTTCAATCGACGGCGGCAACGCCGACGACGACAACAACGGCAACTCACTGTACTCCGACTTCAACCGAGTCACCGACCTGTTCCGAACCGCGTTCACGACGGGGTTGCAGCAATGCCAGAACGATGACGTTTCGGACCCGAACTCGCGCGCGATCGTTCCGGTGCCTGCGGAGGATAGCGTCGAAGCGCCTCCGTCGGCTGTGGTCTCGGTGGCGCGGCAGCGGCGGTGGAAGGAGCTTGTGAGGGTGACGGATGCCGGCGTGGGGGAGCTTCAGCATTTCCGCGACGTGGTTCGGAGGACGAGGATGGTGTACGATTCGCTCCGGGTGCTGGCTGCGGCGGAGGAAGAGCGGAGGGTGGATACGCGGAGGGCGAGGAGCGATTTGAGGGCTTCAGGGTTGATGAGGACTTGTGGTTTGTGGCTGAATCGCGATAAGAGAATCGTTGGTGCGATTCCTGGGATTTGCATTGGTGATGTGTTTTTTTACAGAAtggagttggttgttgttggtttGCACGGTCAACCACAGGCTGGGATTGATTACTTGCCTGCTAGCATGAGTTCCAATGGTGAACCAATTGCAACGAGTGTGATAGTTTCGGGTGGTTATGAGGATGATGTGGATGAGGGTGATGTGATCATCTATTCTGGGCATGGTGGCCAGGACAAGCATTCAAGGCAGGTTTTTCATCAGAAATTGGAAGGAGGGAACCTTGCCATGGAGAGAAGCATGCATTATGGGGTCGAGGTGAGGGTTGTTCGAGGTGTTCGCTGTGAGGGCACTCTCTCTGCTTCTGGTAAGGTTTATGTTTATGATGGCTTGTATAGGATTACTGAGTGCTGGTTTGATGTTGGGAAGTCTGGTTTCGGTGTTTACAAGTATAAGCTGTGGAGGATTGAGGGTCAGCCTAAGATGGGGAGTGCGATTTTGAAGGAGGCTCTTATGCTGAGAAGGGATCCGATGTGTATTAACCCGACATATTACATGTCTCTTGATATTTCCAATAAGAAAGAAAATGTTGCTGTGAGGCTCGTTAATGACATCGATCGAAATCCCGAGCCTCTTCTTTATGAGTATCTTGTGAGGACTACTTTTCCGCAGTTTGTGTTTCATCAGAGTGGGAAGGCTACCGGTTGTGAGTGCGTGGACGGGTGTGTGGATGGATGCCTTTGTTCCATGAAGAATGGAGGGGAGTTTCCTTATAGTCAAAGTGGTGTTCTGTTGAGAGGGAAACCTTTAATATTTGAATGTGGCCCCTTTTGTAGTTGTCCTCCTCACTGTAGGAACCGTGTCACGCAGAAGGGGCTGAAAAATAGGCTTGAAGTGATTAGATCCAGGGAGACTGGTTGGGGAGTTAGGTCCTTGGACCTTATTCAAGCTGGCGCTTTTATCTGCGAGTACACAGGGGTTGTTCTGACTACAGAGCaagccaaaattttgacaatgAATGGTGATACATTGATATATCCTGGTCGGTTTTCTGAGAGGTGGGCAGAATGGGGGGATTTATCTCTGATAGACTCCACTTATGAACGTCCGAAGTATCCGTCAATTCCTCCTTTAGATTTTGCTATGGATGTATCAAGAATGAGGAATGTTGCGTGCTATATTAGTCACAGTTCAACTCCTAATGTGTTGGTTCAGTATGTTCTGTTTGATCACAATAATTTGATGTTCCCTCACCTTATGCTATTCGCAATGGAAAACATCCCTCCAATGAGAGAGCTCAGCCTTGATTATGGGGTAGCTGATGAGTTTACCGGCAAACTATCCATATGTAACTGA